One genomic region from bacterium encodes:
- the qmoC gene encoding quinone-interacting membrane-bound oxidoreductase complex subunit QmoC, whose translation MLIKPDLKFIRETICAGGDSLKKCFQCATCSVTCKLSPDGNPFPRKEMIWAQWGLKDKLLADPDIWLCHQCSDCTVYCPRGAKPGEVMAAIRKAVITHYSFPKFLGKMVSQVKYVPLLIAFPVILLLAVLGISGHLNIPAGEIIFSKFMPTEYVDAIFIPVALFAAIVFGVGITRYWKDISGPNAKIGLIPSLISTIVEILTHNRFNKCEVNKLRSIAHLGVFYGFIGLAITTALAVFYLYILKQESPYPLLSPVKIIGNISALTLLIGIILVIGNRLKNKEKTGLGSYFDWSLIVVIAVVVLTGILSQFTRWANITILAYPIYFLHLVSVFYLFIYAPYSKLAHLLYRTAAMVYAKQCQREV comes from the coding sequence ATGTTAATTAAACCTGATTTAAAATTTATCCGCGAGACAATTTGTGCTGGCGGAGATTCTCTAAAAAAATGTTTTCAGTGTGCCACCTGCTCTGTAACCTGTAAATTGTCCCCTGATGGCAACCCATTTCCACGCAAAGAGATGATTTGGGCACAGTGGGGACTAAAAGATAAATTGTTGGCTGACCCGGATATCTGGCTTTGCCACCAGTGTAGCGACTGTACGGTTTATTGCCCACGAGGGGCAAAACCAGGTGAGGTAATGGCCGCTATCCGCAAAGCGGTTATCACCCATTATTCTTTTCCAAAATTTTTGGGTAAAATGGTTAGCCAGGTGAAATATGTGCCACTTCTGATTGCCTTTCCAGTAATATTGTTGTTGGCTGTTTTAGGAATTAGCGGTCATCTAAATATCCCTGCCGGCGAGATAATCTTTTCAAAGTTTATGCCCACGGAATATGTTGATGCTATTTTTATACCTGTGGCATTATTTGCGGCAATAGTCTTTGGTGTGGGAATTACCAGATATTGGAAAGATATATCTGGACCAAATGCAAAGATAGGCTTAATTCCCAGTCTTATTTCAACAATTGTTGAGATATTAACTCATAACCGATTTAATAAATGCGAAGTGAACAAACTCAGGTCGATTGCCCATCTTGGTGTTTTTTACGGATTTATTGGGCTGGCAATAACAACTGCTTTAGCCGTTTTCTATCTCTATATCTTGAAACAGGAATCCCCTTATCCATTACTCAGTCCAGTAAAGATAATTGGCAATATCAGTGCTCTCACATTGCTTATTGGAATTATATTGGTCATTGGTAACCGGTTGAAAAACAAGGAAAAGACAGGTTTAGGGTCTTACTTTGACTGGTCACTCATTGTTGTCATTGCCGTAGTTGTCCTGACCGGGATACTTTCACAATTTACGCGATGGGCAAATATAACCATCCTGGCTTATCCCATTTACTTTCTCCATTTAGTCAGTGTATTTTACCTATTTATCTATGCCCCATATTCTAAACTCGCTCATTTACTTTATCGGACAGCGGCTATGGTTTATGCAAAACAATGTCAACGGGAGGTGTAA
- a CDS encoding CBS domain-containing protein, producing the protein MQKFVADYATFESLLTVDWNRTVNFALQRMKELNRSCLFVVDREGKTLGIVTEHDKPSDQNLKEFCEQREFKIISVEEAKTMNSRAAAKYMSDNKFHRITIKDKSSLGIFTSTDFIKMVAEGN; encoded by the coding sequence ATGCAGAAATTTGTCGCAGATTACGCTACATTTGAATCGTTACTGACTGTAGATTGGAATAGAACCGTCAATTTTGCCCTTCAACGGATGAAAGAATTGAATCGAAGTTGTTTGTTTGTTGTTGACCGTGAAGGTAAAACTCTCGGGATAGTTACAGAACATGATAAGCCGTCAGACCAAAATCTGAAAGAATTCTGTGAGCAAAGAGAATTTAAAATAATTAGCGTCGAAGAGGCAAAAACAATGAATTCAAGAGCCGCGGCTAAGTATATGTCAGACAATAAATTCCATCGTATCACCATAAAAGATAAAAGTTCACTCGGTATTTTCACCTCAACAGACTTCATAAAAATGGTTGCAGAAGGAAATTAG
- a CDS encoding FAD-dependent oxidoreductase, whose product MEKKLGVYLCSGCGIGEAIDLEKLSNVAINEYKTPVCKTHHSLCSQDGLALINQDCQGNGINTIVIAGCSPRVNQDVFAFDTDKIMERVNLREQVIWCQPPNQPDTQMMAEDYLKMGIVKAQKTELLDPYQPETEISRDILVVGGGITGMTAALESAKAGQTVILVEKEKDLGGFLTKLHKQFPIQSPYQELQIPIHLEMIKEISANQRIKVYTETKIEKIAGGPGLFDVTVNQNEKTNQFRVGAIVLAAGFQPYDASGLEYLGFGKSPNVITNVQMEELAKKGLITRPSDGQPAKNVAFIQCAGSRDKERLPYCSTYCCMTSLKQALYVRQQNREAMAYIFYKDMRTMGLYEDFYIKAQEDEGVFLTKGEVVGVEVIDGNNLTITIKDTLLGEDMVIEADLVVLATGMVPTTAIERLIKKETIECQEEACKKEEPTLPQDPIIKSDILNLDYRQGPELPQLKYGFPDSHFICFPYETRRTGIYAAGCVRQPMDIAACIEDASGAALKAIQCIELISKGEAVHPRVSDRSYPDFFMQRCTQCKRCTDECPFGAINEDEKFNPLPNITRCRRCGTCMGACPERIINFKNYSIDIISSIFKAVSVPDEFENKPRVLAFMCENDAIPALDMTGVKRLEYSPFIRIIPVRCLGSFNLVWISDALSKGIDGILLIGCKYGDDYQCHFVKGSELANYRLGKVQETLNRLALESDRVKMVQLAINEYDLLPGIFKDFMATIDKVGPNPFKGF is encoded by the coding sequence ATGGAAAAGAAATTAGGTGTTTACTTGTGTTCAGGTTGTGGTATTGGTGAAGCTATTGACCTGGAAAAACTATCAAATGTCGCAATTAATGAATACAAAACCCCTGTTTGTAAAACCCATCATAGCTTATGCAGTCAAGATGGTCTGGCATTAATTAATCAGGATTGCCAGGGGAATGGAATAAATACTATTGTTATTGCGGGTTGCTCTCCACGGGTCAACCAGGATGTATTTGCGTTTGATACCGATAAAATTATGGAGCGGGTCAACCTGCGGGAACAGGTTATCTGGTGTCAGCCACCAAATCAACCAGATACTCAAATGATGGCTGAAGATTATCTCAAAATGGGCATTGTTAAGGCTCAAAAAACAGAATTGTTAGACCCATATCAACCTGAAACAGAGATAAGTCGGGATATTTTAGTCGTTGGTGGTGGTATAACCGGGATGACGGCGGCTCTTGAATCTGCAAAAGCAGGTCAAACAGTAATTTTAGTTGAAAAAGAAAAAGACCTGGGTGGTTTCCTGACTAAACTTCATAAACAATTTCCTATCCAATCCCCATATCAGGAACTTCAAATACCAATTCATCTCGAAATGATTAAAGAGATTTCTGCCAATCAGAGAATCAAGGTTTATACCGAGACAAAAATAGAAAAGATTGCCGGTGGTCCTGGTTTATTTGATGTTACTGTGAATCAAAATGAAAAGACAAACCAATTTCGGGTTGGGGCAATAGTTTTAGCCGCTGGATTCCAGCCTTATGATGCCAGTGGACTTGAATATCTTGGTTTTGGCAAATCGCCAAATGTGATTACCAATGTTCAGATGGAGGAATTGGCTAAAAAGGGTTTGATTACCAGACCGTCAGATGGTCAACCGGCGAAAAATGTTGCCTTTATTCAATGTGCTGGTTCGCGGGATAAAGAGCGTCTGCCGTATTGTTCGACCTATTGCTGTATGACCTCTCTTAAACAAGCCCTCTATGTTCGGCAACAAAACCGGGAGGCAATGGCTTACATATTTTACAAGGATATGCGGACAATGGGACTTTATGAGGATTTTTACATCAAGGCTCAAGAAGATGAAGGCGTTTTTTTAACTAAAGGAGAGGTCGTTGGGGTAGAAGTTATAGATGGGAATAATCTAACAATCACGATTAAAGATACATTGCTGGGCGAAGATATGGTTATTGAAGCCGATTTAGTTGTTCTGGCAACAGGAATGGTGCCAACAACCGCAATTGAAAGGCTGATAAAAAAAGAGACGATAGAATGCCAGGAAGAAGCCTGTAAAAAAGAAGAACCAACTCTGCCTCAAGACCCCATCATTAAATCAGATATTCTGAATCTGGACTATCGGCAAGGACCGGAATTGCCCCAATTAAAGTATGGTTTTCCGGATTCACATTTTATTTGTTTTCCTTATGAGACGCGGAGAACGGGCATATATGCGGCAGGATGTGTGCGTCAGCCAATGGATATTGCCGCCTGTATAGAGGATGCAAGTGGAGCGGCGTTGAAGGCAATTCAATGTATCGAATTAATCAGTAAAGGCGAAGCAGTTCACCCAAGGGTTAGTGACCGCAGTTATCCCGACTTTTTTATGCAAAGATGCACCCAGTGTAAAAGATGCACGGATGAATGTCCGTTTGGAGCAATTAATGAGGATGAGAAATTCAATCCTTTACCAAATATTACTCGATGTCGAAGATGCGGGACCTGTATGGGTGCCTGTCCGGAAAGGATAATCAATTTTAAAAATTATTCGATTGACATTATCTCATCTATATTTAAAGCCGTGAGCGTGCCGGATGAATTTGAAAATAAACCACGAGTGCTTGCCTTTATGTGTGAAAATGACGCCATCCCGGCTCTGGATATGACTGGGGTTAAACGACTTGAATATAGCCCATTCATTCGGATTATCCCGGTGAGATGTCTTGGTTCTTTTAACCTTGTCTGGATTTCAGATGCCTTATCAAAAGGAATTGATGGGATTCTTCTTATTGGCTGTAAATATGGGGATGACTATCAATGCCACTTTGTCAAAGGAAGTGAATTAGCCAATTATCGGCTCGGTAAGGTTCAGGAAACGCTAAATAGATTGGCTCTTGAATCTGACCGGGTAAAAATGGTTCAACTTGCAATTAATGAATATGATTTGTTACCAGGAATATTTAAGGATTTTATGGCAACTATTGATAAGGTAGGCCCAAATCCATTTAAGGGATTTTAA
- a CDS encoding CoB--CoM heterodisulfide reductase iron-sulfur subunit A family protein — MLKDILVIGGGISGITTAVEAGEAGYNVTLIEKKPYLGGKVVMMNRYFPKLCPPYCGMEINLRRIKTNNRIKYFTLTEVEKISGQEGNYDVTLRINPRFVTEKCTACGECAKVCPADRNDDFNLNLSQTKTIHLPHQLAFPYKYVIDNTVCIKCGSCVDACPYKAIDLEMQPQTKQINVRSIVVATGWQPYDASKIDNLGFGKYKDVITNMMMERLAAPNGPTNGKILRPSDQKEPKKVAFVQCAGSRDENHLPYCSAVCCLASLKQITYLREGIPESEAFMFYIDIRTPGKYEDFYNRVQADEKVKLIKGKVASVEEDNGELIVEAEDILAGNKNKVRVDLVVLACGMEPGRQGLNFIQQDKNGFIIPEKGIYAAGVAKKPQDVTSSVQDATSAALKAIQKG; from the coding sequence GTGTTAAAGGATATCCTGGTAATTGGTGGCGGAATCAGCGGCATAACCACCGCAGTTGAAGCGGGTGAAGCGGGTTATAATGTTACGCTTATTGAAAAAAAGCCGTATCTGGGCGGCAAAGTGGTGATGATGAATCGCTATTTTCCTAAACTCTGTCCACCATACTGTGGAATGGAGATAAACCTCCGTCGAATTAAAACAAACAACCGAATTAAGTATTTTACCCTGACAGAAGTAGAAAAAATTAGTGGTCAGGAGGGGAATTATGATGTTACTCTGCGGATTAATCCACGATTTGTTACGGAAAAATGTACTGCCTGTGGAGAATGTGCTAAAGTTTGTCCAGCAGACCGCAATGATGATTTTAATTTAAACTTAAGCCAGACCAAAACCATTCATCTTCCCCATCAATTAGCATTTCCATACAAATATGTCATTGACAATACTGTTTGTATCAAATGTGGTTCTTGTGTGGATGCCTGTCCATACAAAGCAATTGATTTAGAGATGCAACCACAGACAAAACAAATTAATGTCCGTTCTATAGTTGTGGCGACAGGCTGGCAACCTTACGACGCCTCAAAGATTGATAACCTTGGGTTTGGTAAATACAAGGATGTGATTACCAATATGATGATGGAGCGTCTTGCCGCACCAAATGGTCCAACCAACGGTAAAATCCTGCGACCTTCTGACCAAAAAGAACCAAAAAAGGTTGCCTTTGTCCAATGTGCTGGCTCTCGGGATGAAAACCACCTGCCATATTGCTCAGCGGTTTGTTGTCTTGCCTCTTTAAAACAAATAACTTATCTGAGAGAAGGTATCCCCGAGTCAGAGGCTTTTATGTTTTATATTGATATTCGCACCCCGGGTAAATATGAGGATTTTTATAATCGGGTGCAGGCTGATGAAAAGGTTAAATTAATCAAGGGCAAAGTCGCCTCGGTTGAGGAAGATAACGGAGAATTGATTGTTGAAGCGGAGGATATTCTGGCTGGAAATAAAAATAAGGTAAGGGTTGACCTGGTAGTTTTAGCCTGCGGGATGGAACCAGGCAGGCAAGGCTTAAATTTCATCCAGCAGGATAAAAATGGATTTATTATTCCGGAAAAAGGAATTTATGCGGCAGGGGTAGCGAAAAAACCTCAAGATGTTACCTCATCAGTTCAAGATGCTACCTCAGCGGCACTTAAGGCTATTCAAAAAGGATAA
- the aprA gene encoding adenylyl-sulfate reductase subunit alpha, protein MSVVTAETSHFCKDPQIVEVNTDLLIVGGGMAACGAAFETKRWAPEGMKITLVDKAALERSGAVAQGLSAINTYLGENTPEDYVRMVSNDLMGVVRDDLIYDVGRHVDDTVHRYEEWGLPIWKEHGSEGIPLEKGGKPVRTGKWQIMINGESYKTIVAEAAKASLGMENIYERVFIVKLLLDEKEQNRIAGAVGFSVRENKIYIFRAKAILMACGGAVNIFRPRQSTAEGMGRAWYPIWNAGSTYTMATQVGAELTMMENRFVPCRFKDGAGPVGAWFLLFKAKALNAMGEDYTVKNKDLLNDYMPYGGSKVVPTCLRNHQMLEEMRRGRGPVYMDTPTAMKELFAKYNNEPKKCRELESEAWEDFLDMCIGQAGFWAGMNIAPETNMSELMPTEPYLLGSHSGCSGIWVSGPEDIAPAEWQWGYNRMTTVQGLFTAGDGVGASGHKFSSGSHCEGRIAGKAAIKFILDSKDFTPTVTKDKRELADEIYLPFINYENQKGYSVDPDVNPYYIKPKMLMFRLNKIMDEYGGGCQTHYITNKVMLETALNLLEMLKEDSKKMAAKDLHELMRCWENYHRIWTAEIHLRHILFRQESRYPGFYYRSDFNLINDNDWKCFVNSKYDPKTAQWEIFKKAHKDLVPK, encoded by the coding sequence ATGTCTGTAGTTACTGCAGAAACATCTCATTTTTGTAAAGACCCACAAATTGTAGAAGTTAATACTGACCTCTTGATTGTAGGTGGTGGAATGGCCGCTTGTGGAGCGGCGTTTGAAACTAAAAGATGGGCACCTGAAGGAATGAAAATTACACTTGTGGATAAAGCCGCTCTGGAAAGAAGTGGGGCAGTTGCCCAGGGACTTTCCGCAATTAATACCTATCTTGGTGAAAATACACCCGAAGATTATGTGCGGATGGTTTCCAATGACTTAATGGGTGTAGTTCGCGATGATTTAATCTATGATGTTGGCCGTCATGTGGACGACACAGTTCATAGATATGAGGAATGGGGTTTGCCAATCTGGAAAGAACATGGCAGTGAAGGAATTCCCCTTGAAAAAGGTGGTAAGCCAGTCAGAACCGGTAAATGGCAAATAATGATTAATGGTGAATCTTATAAAACCATCGTTGCGGAAGCGGCTAAAGCATCACTGGGTATGGAAAATATCTATGAAAGGGTTTTTATTGTTAAACTCTTGCTTGACGAAAAAGAGCAAAATAGAATTGCTGGTGCGGTTGGATTTAGCGTCCGTGAAAATAAAATCTATATCTTTCGGGCTAAGGCGATTCTGATGGCTTGTGGCGGTGCGGTAAACATCTTTAGACCAAGACAATCAACTGCCGAAGGTATGGGTCGGGCATGGTATCCAATCTGGAATGCTGGCTCAACATATACGATGGCCACCCAGGTTGGGGCAGAACTAACAATGATGGAAAACCGCTTTGTCCCGTGCAGATTTAAAGACGGTGCTGGTCCAGTCGGAGCATGGTTCTTATTATTCAAGGCAAAAGCCTTAAACGCAATGGGGGAGGATTATACAGTAAAAAATAAAGACCTGCTTAATGACTATATGCCCTATGGTGGTTCTAAAGTAGTTCCTACCTGTTTACGAAATCATCAGATGCTTGAAGAGATGAGAAGAGGTAGAGGACCTGTCTATATGGATACACCTACAGCAATGAAAGAGTTGTTTGCCAAATATAACAATGAGCCAAAGAAATGTCGAGAACTTGAATCAGAGGCATGGGAAGATTTCCTCGATATGTGTATTGGTCAGGCGGGATTCTGGGCAGGGATGAATATTGCCCCAGAAACGAATATGTCTGAACTGATGCCTACAGAACCATATCTCTTAGGTTCACACTCAGGTTGCAGTGGAATTTGGGTTAGTGGTCCGGAGGATATTGCTCCTGCAGAATGGCAATGGGGTTACAATCGTATGACTACAGTTCAAGGGTTATTCACAGCTGGCGACGGCGTTGGTGCATCAGGTCATAAATTCTCATCTGGCTCTCATTGTGAAGGTAGAATCGCAGGTAAAGCCGCAATTAAATTTATCCTTGACAGTAAAGATTTTACACCAACTGTGACTAAGGATAAAAGAGAACTGGCGGATGAAATCTACCTGCCGTTCATTAACTATGAGAATCAGAAAGGATATTCTGTTGACCCTGATGTCAACCCATATTACATTAAACCGAAAATGTTAATGTTTCGTCTGAATAAGATTATGGATGAATACGGTGGTGGTTGCCAAACTCACTATATTACTAACAAAGTTATGCTGGAAACGGCACTGAACCTTCTTGAAATGCTTAAAGAAGATTCTAAAAAGATGGCCGCTAAAGACCTGCATGAGTTGATGAGATGTTGGGAAAATTATCATCGTATCTGGACCGCAGAGATTCATCTGCGACATATCCTGTTTAGACAAGAAAGCCGATATCCAGGATTCTATTATCGGTCAGATTTTAATCTGATTAATGATAATGACTGGAAATGCTTTGTCAACTCGAAATACGACCCAAAGACAGCTCAATGGGAGATATTCAAAAAGGCACATAAGGATTTGGTGCCAAAGTAA
- a CDS encoding PIN domain-containing protein, translating into MIFVDTGAWIALTDSNDHYHKEANRLYNRLKQQRAYLLTTDYVLDETVTRLRYDSSHHIAIRFLDIITLTSKTGILRVVYIDHDLFQESIAVFRQYESTLLSLTDCANFVVCQRYNIHDAFGFDRHFPMMGISLIS; encoded by the coding sequence ATGATTTTTGTCGATACAGGAGCGTGGATTGCTCTAACCGATAGTAACGATCACTATCATAAAGAGGCAAATCGGCTCTATAACCGGTTGAAGCAACAACGCGCCTATTTACTCACAACAGATTATGTTCTTGACGAAACCGTGACTCGACTAAGGTATGATAGCAGTCATCATATCGCCATTCGATTTCTGGATATTATCACCTTGACGAGTAAAACAGGCATTTTACGCGTGGTGTATATTGATCACGACCTTTTTCAAGAATCGATCGCCGTATTTCGTCAATATGAAAGTACACTCTTATCATTGACTGATTGTGCCAATTTTGTTGTGTGTCAACGCTATAACATTCATGACGCGTTTGGGTTTGATCGTCATTTTCCAATGATGGGAATAAGTTTAATATCGTAA